One genomic segment of Topomyia yanbarensis strain Yona2022 unplaced genomic scaffold, ASM3024719v1 HiC_scaffold_479, whole genome shotgun sequence includes these proteins:
- the LOC131695620 gene encoding uncharacterized protein K02A2.6-like yields MRSIARQCVYWPNIDDEVAKIVRSCNECATVARCDQETNLKSWPALEKPWQRLHLDYAGPIDGQYYLILVDSYSKWPEVVRTRDITTTATLRILRGIFARHGQPETLVTDNGPQLTSDQFETFCDSNGITHLKTAPFHPQSNGLAERFVDTFKRSLKKITAGGKLWILQSTPFFSANVQRRVAMHPVGNLPQNIFLVDQCAHRQSYYVRQLHRIRSRILVKKNSSIGSTEPRNGTTTCKIWSGSKFIGTTSGAGNQEQ; encoded by the coding sequence ATGCGGTCGATTGCACGGCAGTGCGTGTATTGGCCGAACATAGATGATGAGGTTGCAAAAATCGTCCGATCCTGTAACGAATGTGCCACCGTAGCCAGGTGCGATCAGGAGACGAATTTGAAATCCTGGCCAGCGCTGGAAAAACCATGGCAGCGGCTGCATCTCGACTACGCAGGGCCAATCGATGGGCAGTATTATCTCATTCTGGTTGATTCGTACTCGAAATGGCCAGAAGTCGTGCGCACCAGGGATATCACCACAACAGCAACGTTGCGCATTCTTCGAGGAATCTTCGCCAGACACGGACAGCCGGAAACGCTGGTTACGGACAACGGGCCTCAGTTAACTAGCGATCAGTTCGAAACTTTCTGCGATAGCAACGGTATCACCCACCTAAAGACAGCCCCTTTTCATCCGCAGTCAAACGGATTGGCGGAGAGATTTGTCGACACGTTTAAAAGGTCCCTCAAAAAGATCACCGCAGGGGGGAAACTCTGGATACTGCAATCGACACCTTTCTTCTCGGCTAACGTTCAACGCCGTGTCGCAATGCACCCGGTGGGAAATCTCCCGCAGAACATATTTTTGGTAGACCAGTGCGCACATCGTCAGAGTTATTACGTCCGCCAACTCCATCGCATAAGATCCAGAATTCTGGTCAAGAAAAACAGTTCAATCGGAAGCACGGAACCAAGGAACGGAACTACAACTTGCAAGATCTGGTCTGGGTCAAAGTTTATCGGAACAACAAGTGGTGCTGGCAATCAGGAACAGTGA
- the LOC131695621 gene encoding uncharacterized protein K02A2.6-like, with the protein MAEFTYDKDNGHTFDAWFSRYTDIFDKYAGKLDDASKVRLLLRKMSPQDHERYNSFILPKLAREYTFVETVEKLKALFEATVSTFRRRYNCLQTTKEDGEDYLAYSCKANKSCADFKLSELTEEQFKCLIYVCGLQSNKEAEIRMRLINKLNETVDITLQQVIEQCNNLVNLKQDTVLVENPSTVNYVTHKRLSNETHQSTSASSDREQPRTPCWSCGGMHFKKDCRFRDHFCRDCGKQGHREGYCSCFSSKPSVSTSFKKLPTKKKKQREQSAKTVTVQKVSQGRKFVGVQLNNVPLRLQLDTGSDISIISHKSWIRIGRPLVKPAFCRAKTASGEPLKLVSELQCNITLNDVTREGIDMMDLFNLWNQPTTSFCNHIGTPKPQGIAELQDRFANVFTHQMGQCNKTPVQLVLKGNPKPMFHPKRPVAEDNKKRSTFRTGRHPLSSCENRMELFGFVRIFRLV; encoded by the exons ATGGCGGAATTCACATATGACAAAGACAATGGGCACACGTTCGACGCATGGTTCTCCCGCTATACTGATATTTTTGACAAATACGCTGGAAAACTGGATGACGCTTCAAAGGTACGACTTTTGCTACGAAAAATGAGCCCACAAGACCACGAGCGTTACAACAGCTTCATACTACCAAAGCTTGCTCGTGAGTACACCTTCGTTGAAACCGTCGAGAAGTTGAAAGCGCTGTTTGAAGCCACAGTGTCCACTTTTCGCCGGCGTTACAATTGCCTCCAGACAACCAAGGAGGATGGTGAAGATTATCTCGCCTACTCGTGCAAGGCAAACAAATCCTGTGCTGACTTTAAACTTTCGGAGCTGACAGAGGAGCAGTTTAAATGCCTCATTTACGTCTGCGGTCTCCAATCAAACAAGGAGGCAGAGATCCGAATGCGGCTCATCAATAAACTCAATGAAACAGTAGATATTACCCTTCAGCAAGTCATTGAGCAGTGCAACAACCTTGTGAACTTAAAGCAGGATACCGTGCTGGTGGAGAACCCGTCCACAGTTAATTATGTGACACACAAGCGATTGTCGAATGAAACGCACCAATCAACCAGTGCTAGCAGCGATCGTGAGCAGCCACGGACTCCTTGCTGGTCGTGCGGCGGAATGCATTTCAAAaaggactgccgatttcgcgaCCACTTTTGCAGAGATTGCGGTAAACAAGGTCATCGTGAGGGCTATTGCTCCTGTTTTTCGTCAAAACCGTCGGTCAGCACATCTTTCAAAAAGCTGCCGACAAAGAAAAAGAAGCAACGCGAGCAGTCAGCAAAAACAGTGACAGTGCAGAAAGTCAGCCAAGGTCGGAAATTCGTTGGTGTGCAGTTGAACAACGTGCCTCTCCGACTGCAACTGGATACTGGGTCCGATATATCCATCATCTCGCATAAGTCGTGGATTCGGATCGGTCGTCCACTGGTTAAACCCGCATTTTGCCGGGCCAAAACGGCATCTGGGGAGCCGCTGAAACTCGTCTCGGAGCTGCAATGCAATATTACCCTCAATGACGTCACCAGAGAGG GCATTGACATGATGGACCTGTTTAATTTGTGGAATCAACCAACTACGTCATTCTGCAATCACATCGGCACTCCAAAGCCGCAAGGTATAGCAGAACTACAGGATCGGTTTGCCAATGTTTTTACTCACCAAATGGGTCAGTGCAACAAGACTCCAGTGCAGCTCGTGCTTAAGGGAAACCCCAAACCAATGTTTCATCCAAAACGACCGGTTGCCGAGGATAATAAAAAAAGGTCGACTTTTCGGACTGGGCGGCACCCATTGTCGTCGTGCGAAAACCGAATGGAACTGTTCGGATTTGTGCGAATTTTTCGACTGGTCTAA